A section of the Epinephelus moara isolate mb chromosome 3, YSFRI_EMoa_1.0, whole genome shotgun sequence genome encodes:
- the LOC126388331 gene encoding ras-related protein Rab-38-like — MTNHSSHCNGMQSLRKEHLYKVLVIGDLGVGKTSIIRRYVHQTYSTNYRATIGVDFALKVLNWDSETVRLQLWDIAGQERFGNMTRVYYREAMGAFIVFDVTRATTFEAVIKWKEDLDSKLMLTNGQSIATVLLANKCDQGRELTNNGIKMDQFCKDHGFVGWFETSAKDNLNIGEAANFLVKHIMATENDILKSVIPDTISPQFDSNRQMSCSGCWK, encoded by the exons ATGACCAATCACTCATCACACTGCAACGGCATGCAGAGCCTCCGGAAGGAGCACCTGTACAAGGTGCTGGTTATCGGAGACCTGGGGGTCGGGAAGACCTCTATCATCAGGCGGTATGTCCACCAGACCTACTCCACCAACTACCGGGCCACCATCGGGGTGGACTTCGCCCTGAAGGTGTTGAACTGGGACTCTGAGACTGTGCGGCTCCAGCTCTGGGACATTGCAG GTCAGGAACGTTTCGGAAACATGACACGTGTGTACTACCGTGAAGCCATGGGAGCCTTCATAGTGTTCGATGTGACACGAGCCACGACCTTTGAGGCCGTCATCAAGTGGAAGGAGGACCTGGACTCCAAACTAATGCTGACTAATGGACAGAGTATTGCCACTGTGCTGCTGGCTAACAAGTGTGACCAGGGCAGGGAGCTGACCAACAACGGCATCAAAATGGACCAGTTCTGCAAGGACCACGGCTTCGTCGGGTGGTTTGAGACCTCAGCTAAG GACAACCTCAACATCGGTGAAGCTGCAAACTTCCTGGTAAAGCACATCATGGCCACAGAGAATGACATTCTGAAAAGTGTAATACCAGACACCATCTCGCCACAGTTCGACTCCAACAGGCAGATGAGCTGCTCCGGCTGCTGGAAGTAA
- the grm5a gene encoding glutamate receptor, metabotropic 5a — protein sequence MAGGVRRNTGMGNRPGLHVRLLAVIVLLGADLSWPGLKDQVGVNAQNTERRILTHIPGDIIIGALFSVHHQPPADKVHERKCGAVREQYGIQRVEAMMHTLDRINADPAILPNITLGCEIRDSCWHSAVALEQSIEFIRDTLVSNEEEESQGRCTAEAGSLLVQGKKPIVGLIGPGSSSVAIQVQNLLQLFNIPQIAYSATSMDLSDKSLYKYFMRVVPSDMQQAKAMVDIVKKYNWSYVSAIHTEGNYGESGMEAFKDMAAKEGICIAHSDKIYSNAEAQSFDKLLQKLRAHLPKARVVACFCEGMTVRGILMAMRRQRLVGEFLLVGSDGWADRYDVTDGYEREAAGGITIKLKSAYVTWFDDYYLNLTPDANLRNPWFPEFWQHRFQCRLRGHPQESSIYNRTCTWRESLRQHYAQDTKMGFVINAIYSMAYGLHAMQESLCPGYKGLCENMRPIDGRKLLEFLMRTNFTGVSGETILFDQNGDSPGRYEIMNFKRTGEDEYAYIHVGSWDQGGLKMNDEEIWSNNSDIIQSVCSEPCQKGQIKVIRKGEVSCCWTCTPCKENEFVFDEYTCQACVLGFWPTHDLTGCAPIPVQYVRWGDPEPIAAVVFACLGLMATLFVTSVFIKFWDTPVVKSSSRELCYIILAGICLGYLCTFSLIAKPHIVYCYLQRLGIGLSPAMSYSALVTKTNRIARILAGSKKKICTKKPRFMSACAQLVIAFLLILLQLGIIVALLIIEPPQVIYDYPSIREVHLICNLTTLGVVAPLGYNGLLILSCTFYAFKTRNVPANFNEAKYIAFTMYTTCIIWLAFVPIYFGSNYKIITMCFSVSLSATVALCCMFVPKVYIMLAKPEKNVRSAFTTSTVVRMHVGDAKKAAKTGKSSSSMANLFRRRGSAQDNISSNGKSVTWAQSEQAYRPNIWKRMSFHVKKKVPVEVNQTAIIKPFSKGGGTPGDTGVKEQYEEQQVSQPFDCSPSQSPRSFQGGEAGEEGQDLPTFVPEHPGGVRRRAGDNGQGVGMVDGGDISVVGVGDIGIGMIGSQGQGTTIMDQISCVVNRFTANISELNTMMLPGGVTVSPTSTTALSTAADASPCPPQYLTPRSRQAPSTVTTYAEVAAVSNFCENRPAGKIYEHLAGTCVSSRRAKDMEELVALTPPSPFRDSSLSSSGSSLPSEAEYGQLLLRHYSQSSSSL from the exons ATGGCAGGAGGTGTAAGGAGGAACACAGGGATGGGAAATAGACCGGGGCTACATGTGAGGCTGCTGGCGGTGATTGTGTTACTGGGAGCTGATCTGAGCTGGCCGGGCCTGAAAGACCAGGTCGGGGTTAACGCCCAGAACACTGAGAGAAGGATATTGACACACATCCCTGGCGACATCATCATAGGAGCTCTGTTCTCTGTCCACCACCAACCACCTGCGGACAAG GTACATGAGCGAAAGTGTGGTGCAGTGCGTGAGCAGTATGGGATCCAGAGAGTGGAGGCCATGATGCACACTCTGGATCGAATCAACGCAGACCCCGCTATCCTCCCGAATATCACCCTGGGCTGCGAGATCAG GGATTCATGTTGGCATTCTGCAGTGGCGCTGGAGCAGAGCATTGAGTTCATTCGGGACACACTGGTGTCcaatgaagaagaggagagccAGGGCAGGTGTACTGCAGAGGCAGGGAGCTTGTTGGTGCAGGGGAAGAAGCCCATCGTGGGGCTGATTGGACCAGGATCCAGCTCTGTGGCCATCCAGGTGCAAAATCTCCTCCAGCTCTTCAACATCCCACAGATAGCTTACTCAGCCACCAGCATGGATCTCAGTGACAAG AGCCTgtataaatatttcatgaggGTGGTGCCATCAGATATGCAACAGGCCAAAGCCATGGTGGACATTGTCAAGAAATACAACTGGAGTTACGTGTCCGCAATACATACAGAGG GTAATTATGGTGAAAGTGGTATGGAGGCATTTAAGGACATGGCAGCAAAGGAGGGGATCTGCATCGCCCACTCTGATAAAATATACAGCAACGCAGAGGCACAGAGCTTTGATAAGCTGCTGCAGAAGCTACGAGCCCACCTGCCCAAAGCCAGGGTTGTGGCCTGCTTCTGCGAGGGCATGACGGTCCGAGGCATATTGATGGCCATGAGACGGCAGCGTCTGGTGGGAGAGTTTCTGCTGGTTGGAAG CGACGGCTGGGCAGACAGGTACGATGTTACCGATGGCTACGAGAGGGAGGCAGCTGGTGGAATCACTATCAAGCTCAAATCAGCGTATGTGACCTGGTTCGACGATTATTACCTGAACCTGACGCCTGACGCCAACTTGAGGAACCCGTGGTTCCCTGAGTTCTGGCAGCATCGCTTCCAGTGCAGGTTGAGGGGGCATCCACAGGAGAGCAGCATATACAACCGGACCTGCACCT GGAGAGAGTCTCTGCGCCAACACTACGCCCAAGACACCAAGATGGGCTTTGTTATAAATGCCATATATTCCATGGCTTATGGCCTGCATGCCATGCAGGAATCCCTCTGTCCAGGGTATAAG GGCTTGTGTGAGAACATGCGGCCCATTGATGGCCGCAAGCTGCTGGAATTCCTGATGAGAACTAACTTTACTGGTGTGTCTGGGGAGACCATCCTCTTTGACCAGAATGGAGACTCACCTGGCAG GTATGAAATCATGAACTTCAAGCGCACAGGTGAGGATGAGTACGCTTACATCCATGTGGGAAGCTGGGACCAGGGTGGCCTAAAGATGAATGATGAGGAAATCTGGAGTaacaacagtgacatcatcCAGTCAGTCTGCTCTGAGCCCTGCCAGAAGGGACAGATCAAG gtgATCCGTAAAGGGGAGGTGAGCTGCTGTTGGACTTGCACTCCCTGCAAGGAGAACGAGTTTGTGTTTGATGAGTACACTTGTCAAGCCTGTGTCCTTGGCTTCTGGCCCACCCATGACCTCACCG GTTGTGCGCCAATCCCAGTGCAGTATGTGCGCTGGGGGGATCCAGAGCCCATCGCTGCAGTGGTGTTCGCTTGCCTGGGCCTCATGGCTACACTTTTTGTTACATCTGTCTTCATCAA ATTTTGGGACACTCCTGTGGTCAAGTCTTCCAGCCGTGAGCTTTGCTACATCATCCTGGCTGGAATATGTCTGGGCTACCTGTGCACCTTCAGCCTGATTGCCAAGCCCCACATAGTCTACTGCTACCTCCAGCGGCTGGGAATCGGCCTGTCCCCTGCCATGAGCTACTCTGCGCTGGTCACCAAg ACCAACCGTATAGCACGGATCCTGGCAGGCAGCAAGAAGAAGATCTGCACCAAGAAACCGCGCTTTATGTCCGCCTGCGCACAATTGGTCATCGCCTTCCTACTCATACTGCTGCAGCTTGGGATTATTGTGGCACTTCTTATCATAGAGCCACCACAG GTGATCTATGACTACCCCAGTATTCGTGAAGTACACTTGATCTGCAACTTGACCACTCTGGGGGTGGTGGCGCCCCTGGGCTACAATGGTCTACTTATCCTGAGCTGCACCTTCTACGCCTTCAAG ACTCGTAATGTTCCGGCTAATTTTAACGAGGCCAAGTATATTGCCTTTACCATGTACACCACCTGCATCATCTGGCTGGCCTTTGTTCCTATTTACTTTGGCTCCAACTACAAGATCATAACCATGTGCTTTAGTGTCAGCCTCAGTGCCACAGTGGCTCTCTGCTGCATGTTTGTACCAAAG GTGTACATCATGCTTGCCAAGCCCGAGAAGAATGTCCGGAGTGCTTTCACAACATCGACAGTGGTGCGCATGCACGTAGGTGATGCCAAGAAAGCTGCTAAGACTGGCAAATCCTCTAGCAGCATGGCCAACCTGTTCCGACGCCGTGGCTCTGCGCAGGACAACATCAG TTCCAATGGGAAATCGGTGACATGGGCGCAGAGCGAGCAGGCCTACAGACCAAACATATGGAAGAGGATGTCATTTCATGTCAAGAAAAAGGTACCAGTGGAGGTGAACCAGACAGCCATCATCAAGCCGTTCTCTAAAGGAGGAGGTACACCTGGGGACACTGGTGTCAAAGAGCAATACGAGGAGCAACAGGTGTCTCAGCCCTTCGACTGCTCCCCCTCTCAGTCACCAAGGAGTTTCCAGGGAGGAGAGGCTGGAGAGGAGGGACAGGATTTACCCACGTTCGTACCTGAGCACCCAGGTGGAGTGAGAAGAAGAGCTGGGGATAACGGCCAGGGTGtcgggatggtggatggtggggACATAAGCGTCGTAGGTGTGGGTGACATTGGCATAGGCATGATTGGCAGCCAAGGTCAGGGCACGACTATCATGGACCAAATCAGCTGCGTGGTTAACCGTTTCACTGCCAACATCAGCGAGCTGAACACCATGATGCTGCCAGGGGGAGTCACCGTCAGCCCCACGTCCACCACTGCTCTGTCTACAGCTGCAGACGCCTCCCCCTGCCCACCTCAGTACCTCACACCCAGGAGCAGGCAGGCCCCCTCCACTGTCACCACATACGCCGAGGTCGCAGCCGTCTCCAATTTCTGCGAGAATCGACCAGCAGGTAAGATTTACGAACACCTGGCTGGGACTTGTGTGAGTAGCAGGCGAGCCAAGGATATGGAGGAGCTGGTGGCTCTGACGCCTCCCTCCCCATTTAGAGACTCATCTCTGAGCTCCAGCGGCAGCTCACTGCCCTCTGAGGCTGAATATGGCCAGCTGCTGCTGAGACACTACAGTCAgagctcctcctctctctaA